The following coding sequences lie in one Arachis ipaensis cultivar K30076 chromosome B03, Araip1.1, whole genome shotgun sequence genomic window:
- the LOC107630026 gene encoding uncharacterized protein LOC107630026 isoform X2 gives MPFTKNFIGRASSLNEKSFIYLETNYMILKTLMEEKQLDFNQPLLSVRRFSSTVVASESDSKRKTNKSSAPKLPPLPVYKSELKSGPVSNPGTVPFVWEKSPGRPKEEGKSETLLLERHVITPKLPPGRASKVEQKDSDKVPKATLVTQSGIGSSISSSQSCSSSDNKVTTKHESIKEIIQEKTSSGSDDGDEIYQDAIDTLSRTESFFMTCSISGLSAWDEQEVQPSTSFSADQQARDFMIGRFLPAAKAMASETSQVQYTSKKPVVMKEQPRLVKKVVNGEKPRPLNPKWQNVMPHYAQNIGREESEYESDDNDIAENFAPKVCGLFPRFCLLNPMPGLRMEDRILNSPVHRMHGASQRTTAKRHTGTANYGKSLAGTQSGFTKEKDSAGIPEKSNHVIDPHRRGCSEFSSAERTRFESICESPVVEKTLYVDSVRKVKSSTSCSSEIKGQINQVNQRRDNFKTSRKDSVIDKNPTINSSLEDCKPVDIADEKTTLTPESLMSLDSSRLLCSDNSSNNMKVEIENNSNTTYLEKEGLTKTGYKENNLDHELVVTSSQKIIGSKQTESQSRFPGSKRSCKDQTVNPMSQKNLKLTGDSEVDLKIHGATESVDQECAQSSSQDDNNTLASLNMASDGKMGLERKLLTCLGCRETSNANSAKTPLALPLPKAPSESWLKRTLPAVSSRNLPTWSNVATSTHARTQTSKTALADPKWEIIVKSSNVHHGQLRLAEEPLPPIPEA, from the exons ATGCCTTTCACTAAAAATTTCATTGGACGCGCTTCTTCTTTGAATGAAAAATCCTTTATTTATTTAG AAACCAATTATATGATTCTAAAAACTCTAATGGAAGAAAAGCAGTTAGATTTTAATCAGCCACTTTTATCAGTAAGACGATTCTCATCAACAGTGGTGGCATCTGAAAGCGACAGTAAAAGGAAAACCAATAAGTCATCCGCACCCAAACTACCTCCTCTTCCTGTATATAAATCTGAGTTAAAATCAGGTCCTGTGAGTAATCCTGGAACCGTTCCCTTTGTGTGGGAGAAGAGTCCTGGGAGGCCAAAGGAAGAAGGTAAATCGGAAACTCTGCTTCTCGAACGACATGTCATTACTCCAAAGCTTCCACCTGGGAGGGCCTCAAAGGTTGAACAGAAAGATTCTGATAAAGTTCCTAAAGCTACATTAGTTACTCAGTCCGGGATAGGAAGCAGCATTTCCAGCTCTCAGAGTTGCTCATCTTCGGACAATAAGGTGACGACAAAACATGAAAGCATAAAAGAGATAATTCAGGAAAAGACAAGTTCTGGTTCGGATGATGGGGACGAGATATATCAAGATGCTATTGATACACTTTCTAGAACAGAATCATTCTTCATGACTTGTAGTATCAGTGGTTTGAGTGCATGGGACGAGCAAGAGGTCCAACCGTCCACGAGTTTCTCAGCTGATCAACAGGCTCGTGATTTCATGATCGGGAGGTTCTTGCCTGCAGCGAAGGCAATGGCTTCTGAAACATCTCAAGTTCAATACACCTCTAAGAAACCTGTTGTTATGAAAGAACAGCCAAGACTGGTAAAGAAAGTAGTAAATGGAGAAAAGCCTCGTCCCCTTAACCCCAAATGGCAAAATGTCATGCCACATTATGCCCAAAATATTGGTAGGGAAGAAAGCGAATATGAAAGCGATGATAATGACATTGCTGAGAACTTTGCACCCAAAGTTTGTGGGCTATTTCCTCGTTTCTGCCTTTTGAATCCAATGCCAGGATTAAGAATGGAGGATAGGATTCTGAATTCTCCAGTCCATCGAATGCATGGTGCATCTCAGAGAACAACCGCAAAACGG CATACTGGAACTGCTAATTATGGAAAAAGTTTAGCAGGTACTCAGTCTGGCTTCACAAAAGAGAAAGATTCTGCAGGTATTCCTGAAAAATCTAATCATGTTATTGATCCACATCGAAGAGGTTGCAGCGAATTTTCATCTGCTGAGAGAACTCGATTCGAATCTATCTGTGAAAGCCCTGTTGTTGAGAAAACTCTATATGTTGATTCTGTACGGAAGGTTAAGTCTTCAACTTCATGTTCTTCTGAAATTAAGGGTCAAATAAATCAAGTCAATCAACGAAGGGATAATTTCAAGACTTCAAGAAAAGACAGTGTGATTGATAAAAATCCTACTATAAATTCTTCACTTGAAGATTGCAAACCAGTGGATATTGCAGATGAGAAGACAACATTAACTCCTGAAAGTTTAATGTCTCTTGATTCCTCTCGCCTTCTTTGTTCTGATAATTCTAGTAATAATATGAAGGTGGAAATTGAAAATAATTCCAACACCACATACTTGGAAAAGGAAGGGTTGACAAAAACTGGCTACAAAGAAAATAACTTAGATCATGAGTTGGTTGTGACTTCAAGTCAAAAAATCATTGGAAGCAAGCAAACAGAATCACAATCTCGATTTCCTGGTAGTAAGAGAAGTTGTAAGGACCAAACTGTGAATCCCATGTCACAGAAGAATTTGAAGTTGACTGGCGATTCAGAAGTTGATCTAAAGATCCACGGGGCTACCGAATCTGTCGATCAAGAATGTGCTCAAAGCTCTAGCCAGGATGACAATAATACTTTGGCAAGCTTAAACATGGCAAGTGATGGAAAGATGGGCTTAGAAAGAAAATTGCTTACATGTTTAGGATGTAGAGAAACATCAAATGCGAACTCTGCAAAGACTCCTCTTGCCCTTCCTTTGCCAAAAGCTCCTTCAGAATCTTGGTTAAAACGCACTTTACCTGCAGTTTCCTCGAGGAATTTACCCACATGGTCTAATGTTGCCACCAGTACTCATGCTCGAACTCAAACTTCCAAGACAGCATTAGCTGATCCTAAGTGGGAAATCATTGTTAAATCTTCTAATGTACATCACGGACAGTTGCGGCTGGCTGAG gaACCTCTACCCCCCATTCCTGAAGCTTGA
- the LOC107630026 gene encoding uncharacterized protein LOC107630026 isoform X1: protein MNEKVSSKFADTLGHQLLTSPLLCTAPKLSNNNKQNPARIKGKKFCFAETNYMILKTLMEEKQLDFNQPLLSVRRFSSTVVASESDSKRKTNKSSAPKLPPLPVYKSELKSGPVSNPGTVPFVWEKSPGRPKEEGKSETLLLERHVITPKLPPGRASKVEQKDSDKVPKATLVTQSGIGSSISSSQSCSSSDNKVTTKHESIKEIIQEKTSSGSDDGDEIYQDAIDTLSRTESFFMTCSISGLSAWDEQEVQPSTSFSADQQARDFMIGRFLPAAKAMASETSQVQYTSKKPVVMKEQPRLVKKVVNGEKPRPLNPKWQNVMPHYAQNIGREESEYESDDNDIAENFAPKVCGLFPRFCLLNPMPGLRMEDRILNSPVHRMHGASQRTTAKRHTGTANYGKSLAGTQSGFTKEKDSAGIPEKSNHVIDPHRRGCSEFSSAERTRFESICESPVVEKTLYVDSVRKVKSSTSCSSEIKGQINQVNQRRDNFKTSRKDSVIDKNPTINSSLEDCKPVDIADEKTTLTPESLMSLDSSRLLCSDNSSNNMKVEIENNSNTTYLEKEGLTKTGYKENNLDHELVVTSSQKIIGSKQTESQSRFPGSKRSCKDQTVNPMSQKNLKLTGDSEVDLKIHGATESVDQECAQSSSQDDNNTLASLNMASDGKMGLERKLLTCLGCRETSNANSAKTPLALPLPKAPSESWLKRTLPAVSSRNLPTWSNVATSTHARTQTSKTALADPKWEIIVKSSNVHHGQLRLAEEPLPPIPEA, encoded by the exons ATGAATGAAAAGGTTTCTTCAAAATTTGCAGACACTTTGGGGCACCAGCTGTTAACCTCTCCTCTGCTCTGCACTGCACCCAAACTAAGCAACAATAATAAACAAAACCCTGCAAGAATCAAAGGCAAAAAA TTTTGTTTTGCAGAAACCAATTATATGATTCTAAAAACTCTAATGGAAGAAAAGCAGTTAGATTTTAATCAGCCACTTTTATCAGTAAGACGATTCTCATCAACAGTGGTGGCATCTGAAAGCGACAGTAAAAGGAAAACCAATAAGTCATCCGCACCCAAACTACCTCCTCTTCCTGTATATAAATCTGAGTTAAAATCAGGTCCTGTGAGTAATCCTGGAACCGTTCCCTTTGTGTGGGAGAAGAGTCCTGGGAGGCCAAAGGAAGAAGGTAAATCGGAAACTCTGCTTCTCGAACGACATGTCATTACTCCAAAGCTTCCACCTGGGAGGGCCTCAAAGGTTGAACAGAAAGATTCTGATAAAGTTCCTAAAGCTACATTAGTTACTCAGTCCGGGATAGGAAGCAGCATTTCCAGCTCTCAGAGTTGCTCATCTTCGGACAATAAGGTGACGACAAAACATGAAAGCATAAAAGAGATAATTCAGGAAAAGACAAGTTCTGGTTCGGATGATGGGGACGAGATATATCAAGATGCTATTGATACACTTTCTAGAACAGAATCATTCTTCATGACTTGTAGTATCAGTGGTTTGAGTGCATGGGACGAGCAAGAGGTCCAACCGTCCACGAGTTTCTCAGCTGATCAACAGGCTCGTGATTTCATGATCGGGAGGTTCTTGCCTGCAGCGAAGGCAATGGCTTCTGAAACATCTCAAGTTCAATACACCTCTAAGAAACCTGTTGTTATGAAAGAACAGCCAAGACTGGTAAAGAAAGTAGTAAATGGAGAAAAGCCTCGTCCCCTTAACCCCAAATGGCAAAATGTCATGCCACATTATGCCCAAAATATTGGTAGGGAAGAAAGCGAATATGAAAGCGATGATAATGACATTGCTGAGAACTTTGCACCCAAAGTTTGTGGGCTATTTCCTCGTTTCTGCCTTTTGAATCCAATGCCAGGATTAAGAATGGAGGATAGGATTCTGAATTCTCCAGTCCATCGAATGCATGGTGCATCTCAGAGAACAACCGCAAAACGG CATACTGGAACTGCTAATTATGGAAAAAGTTTAGCAGGTACTCAGTCTGGCTTCACAAAAGAGAAAGATTCTGCAGGTATTCCTGAAAAATCTAATCATGTTATTGATCCACATCGAAGAGGTTGCAGCGAATTTTCATCTGCTGAGAGAACTCGATTCGAATCTATCTGTGAAAGCCCTGTTGTTGAGAAAACTCTATATGTTGATTCTGTACGGAAGGTTAAGTCTTCAACTTCATGTTCTTCTGAAATTAAGGGTCAAATAAATCAAGTCAATCAACGAAGGGATAATTTCAAGACTTCAAGAAAAGACAGTGTGATTGATAAAAATCCTACTATAAATTCTTCACTTGAAGATTGCAAACCAGTGGATATTGCAGATGAGAAGACAACATTAACTCCTGAAAGTTTAATGTCTCTTGATTCCTCTCGCCTTCTTTGTTCTGATAATTCTAGTAATAATATGAAGGTGGAAATTGAAAATAATTCCAACACCACATACTTGGAAAAGGAAGGGTTGACAAAAACTGGCTACAAAGAAAATAACTTAGATCATGAGTTGGTTGTGACTTCAAGTCAAAAAATCATTGGAAGCAAGCAAACAGAATCACAATCTCGATTTCCTGGTAGTAAGAGAAGTTGTAAGGACCAAACTGTGAATCCCATGTCACAGAAGAATTTGAAGTTGACTGGCGATTCAGAAGTTGATCTAAAGATCCACGGGGCTACCGAATCTGTCGATCAAGAATGTGCTCAAAGCTCTAGCCAGGATGACAATAATACTTTGGCAAGCTTAAACATGGCAAGTGATGGAAAGATGGGCTTAGAAAGAAAATTGCTTACATGTTTAGGATGTAGAGAAACATCAAATGCGAACTCTGCAAAGACTCCTCTTGCCCTTCCTTTGCCAAAAGCTCCTTCAGAATCTTGGTTAAAACGCACTTTACCTGCAGTTTCCTCGAGGAATTTACCCACATGGTCTAATGTTGCCACCAGTACTCATGCTCGAACTCAAACTTCCAAGACAGCATTAGCTGATCCTAAGTGGGAAATCATTGTTAAATCTTCTAATGTACATCACGGACAGTTGCGGCTGGCTGAG gaACCTCTACCCCCCATTCCTGAAGCTTGA
- the LOC107630026 gene encoding uncharacterized protein LOC107630026 isoform X3 translates to MILKTLMEEKQLDFNQPLLSVRRFSSTVVASESDSKRKTNKSSAPKLPPLPVYKSELKSGPVSNPGTVPFVWEKSPGRPKEEGKSETLLLERHVITPKLPPGRASKVEQKDSDKVPKATLVTQSGIGSSISSSQSCSSSDNKVTTKHESIKEIIQEKTSSGSDDGDEIYQDAIDTLSRTESFFMTCSISGLSAWDEQEVQPSTSFSADQQARDFMIGRFLPAAKAMASETSQVQYTSKKPVVMKEQPRLVKKVVNGEKPRPLNPKWQNVMPHYAQNIGREESEYESDDNDIAENFAPKVCGLFPRFCLLNPMPGLRMEDRILNSPVHRMHGASQRTTAKRHTGTANYGKSLAGTQSGFTKEKDSAGIPEKSNHVIDPHRRGCSEFSSAERTRFESICESPVVEKTLYVDSVRKVKSSTSCSSEIKGQINQVNQRRDNFKTSRKDSVIDKNPTINSSLEDCKPVDIADEKTTLTPESLMSLDSSRLLCSDNSSNNMKVEIENNSNTTYLEKEGLTKTGYKENNLDHELVVTSSQKIIGSKQTESQSRFPGSKRSCKDQTVNPMSQKNLKLTGDSEVDLKIHGATESVDQECAQSSSQDDNNTLASLNMASDGKMGLERKLLTCLGCRETSNANSAKTPLALPLPKAPSESWLKRTLPAVSSRNLPTWSNVATSTHARTQTSKTALADPKWEIIVKSSNVHHGQLRLAEEPLPPIPEA, encoded by the exons ATGATTCTAAAAACTCTAATGGAAGAAAAGCAGTTAGATTTTAATCAGCCACTTTTATCAGTAAGACGATTCTCATCAACAGTGGTGGCATCTGAAAGCGACAGTAAAAGGAAAACCAATAAGTCATCCGCACCCAAACTACCTCCTCTTCCTGTATATAAATCTGAGTTAAAATCAGGTCCTGTGAGTAATCCTGGAACCGTTCCCTTTGTGTGGGAGAAGAGTCCTGGGAGGCCAAAGGAAGAAGGTAAATCGGAAACTCTGCTTCTCGAACGACATGTCATTACTCCAAAGCTTCCACCTGGGAGGGCCTCAAAGGTTGAACAGAAAGATTCTGATAAAGTTCCTAAAGCTACATTAGTTACTCAGTCCGGGATAGGAAGCAGCATTTCCAGCTCTCAGAGTTGCTCATCTTCGGACAATAAGGTGACGACAAAACATGAAAGCATAAAAGAGATAATTCAGGAAAAGACAAGTTCTGGTTCGGATGATGGGGACGAGATATATCAAGATGCTATTGATACACTTTCTAGAACAGAATCATTCTTCATGACTTGTAGTATCAGTGGTTTGAGTGCATGGGACGAGCAAGAGGTCCAACCGTCCACGAGTTTCTCAGCTGATCAACAGGCTCGTGATTTCATGATCGGGAGGTTCTTGCCTGCAGCGAAGGCAATGGCTTCTGAAACATCTCAAGTTCAATACACCTCTAAGAAACCTGTTGTTATGAAAGAACAGCCAAGACTGGTAAAGAAAGTAGTAAATGGAGAAAAGCCTCGTCCCCTTAACCCCAAATGGCAAAATGTCATGCCACATTATGCCCAAAATATTGGTAGGGAAGAAAGCGAATATGAAAGCGATGATAATGACATTGCTGAGAACTTTGCACCCAAAGTTTGTGGGCTATTTCCTCGTTTCTGCCTTTTGAATCCAATGCCAGGATTAAGAATGGAGGATAGGATTCTGAATTCTCCAGTCCATCGAATGCATGGTGCATCTCAGAGAACAACCGCAAAACGG CATACTGGAACTGCTAATTATGGAAAAAGTTTAGCAGGTACTCAGTCTGGCTTCACAAAAGAGAAAGATTCTGCAGGTATTCCTGAAAAATCTAATCATGTTATTGATCCACATCGAAGAGGTTGCAGCGAATTTTCATCTGCTGAGAGAACTCGATTCGAATCTATCTGTGAAAGCCCTGTTGTTGAGAAAACTCTATATGTTGATTCTGTACGGAAGGTTAAGTCTTCAACTTCATGTTCTTCTGAAATTAAGGGTCAAATAAATCAAGTCAATCAACGAAGGGATAATTTCAAGACTTCAAGAAAAGACAGTGTGATTGATAAAAATCCTACTATAAATTCTTCACTTGAAGATTGCAAACCAGTGGATATTGCAGATGAGAAGACAACATTAACTCCTGAAAGTTTAATGTCTCTTGATTCCTCTCGCCTTCTTTGTTCTGATAATTCTAGTAATAATATGAAGGTGGAAATTGAAAATAATTCCAACACCACATACTTGGAAAAGGAAGGGTTGACAAAAACTGGCTACAAAGAAAATAACTTAGATCATGAGTTGGTTGTGACTTCAAGTCAAAAAATCATTGGAAGCAAGCAAACAGAATCACAATCTCGATTTCCTGGTAGTAAGAGAAGTTGTAAGGACCAAACTGTGAATCCCATGTCACAGAAGAATTTGAAGTTGACTGGCGATTCAGAAGTTGATCTAAAGATCCACGGGGCTACCGAATCTGTCGATCAAGAATGTGCTCAAAGCTCTAGCCAGGATGACAATAATACTTTGGCAAGCTTAAACATGGCAAGTGATGGAAAGATGGGCTTAGAAAGAAAATTGCTTACATGTTTAGGATGTAGAGAAACATCAAATGCGAACTCTGCAAAGACTCCTCTTGCCCTTCCTTTGCCAAAAGCTCCTTCAGAATCTTGGTTAAAACGCACTTTACCTGCAGTTTCCTCGAGGAATTTACCCACATGGTCTAATGTTGCCACCAGTACTCATGCTCGAACTCAAACTTCCAAGACAGCATTAGCTGATCCTAAGTGGGAAATCATTGTTAAATCTTCTAATGTACATCACGGACAGTTGCGGCTGGCTGAG gaACCTCTACCCCCCATTCCTGAAGCTTGA